From a single Tachypleus tridentatus isolate NWPU-2018 chromosome 6, ASM421037v1, whole genome shotgun sequence genomic region:
- the LOC143253856 gene encoding NAD(+) hydrolase sarm1-like isoform X3, which yields MSDFPAQNSEEKPVSANGDVSSLVENFNQKSTVLNRINSTTASFTSSTEKLNSSSAFTSTEKLSANSSSAQMLKSSSTSSSTSGSVVSKKSQLLHSVVNQELKHQSESYVGNRNFNRSVSVTSIASSASNTSESKKKTFTAQKGLSMDDILSEETASNISESRKKTFTAQRGPSMEDVLSEETAVSTNESRKKTFTAQRGLSMDNILSEEREVKGSSPQEVTFEQKRMTKMKLLTDGFKTSNNKEVKSYQGKAIKAHLATEGFSSEKAIALRQKESHLETEGRIQQQERTAVSSTMKLKTDGFTEEKIAMSKQEEFSQASIQQQRNVSSSKLWFTSKNLKSSTAISSSQNKQQMGFGGISSSVNMSPIVTFPDEGGPFHINGFSPNLALTQGLEEDIKILNSPALSPEVEKAMTRFGSRISTCVERLKTASDEEAVPLLTTMNDIIRKAWAVPTNGYELGFNLCNILRNNGGMDILMRNCSSGNDELQFASAQLLEQCLSTENRGYVVDKGLDSVVSVAYSCSMRNSVIHSRVGTGILEHLFKHSVTTCSDVIRMGGLKAILYDCRNSDVETLRHCATALANLSLYGGSENQEAMIKHKVPVWLFPLAFNNDDNIKYYACLAIAALVANKEIEAAVLRSGTLDLVEPFVSSHNPEEFANSTVSHVHGQSKNWLLRLVPVLDSKREEARSLAAFHFAMEAGIKKRQGNTAIFHDIGAVEALKKVASSPNAIASKYAAQALQLIGEEIPHKLSQQVPLWTVEDVREWVKQINFSQYCNEFTTSRVDGDLLLQLTEEMLKEDIGIKNGILRKRFLRELSLLKRMADYSSCDSTNLNRLLQDLGLDLSQYTYPMLQCGVDKDTLLLLSEEQMAKECGVDNSIHRIRICQAIRGLAQSRTGSEEDITNSKSLDVFISYRRSNGSQLASLLKVHLQLRGFSVFIDVERLEAGKFDNNLLNSIRQAKHFLLVLTPNALDRCMGDVDCKDWVHREVVEALHSQCNIIPILDNFQWPEPETLPEDMRAVCYFNGVRWIHDYQDACVDKLERFMRGEMNVRSDGPLGRYVGMGPGTPGTPSTTLNRNALYQRSGSNDSAKGSTCSDREVTHCNGNGWSSGGSHV from the exons ATGTCTGATTTTCCTGCACAAAACAGCGAAGAAAAACCAGTTTCGGCCAACGGGGATGTGTCCTCTTTAGTAGAAAACTTTAATCAGAAGTCAACAGTTCTGAACAGAATAAACAGTACAACGGCATCTTTTACTAGCAGCACAGAAAAACTGAATTCGAGTTCAGCCTTCACAAGCACAGAAAAACTCAGTGCTAATTCTTCCTCCGCCCAGATGTTGAAGAGTAGTAGTACATCATCTTCAACATCTGGTTCTGTGGTCAGCAAAAAATCACAGCTACTTCACTCGGTTGTCAACCAGGAACTGAAGCACCAAAGTGAATCGTATGTTGGCAATCGTAACTTTAACCGCAGCGTCAGCGTTACCAGCATTGCCAGCAGTGCTAGCAACACCAGTGAGTCTAAGAAGAAAACCTTCACTGCTCAAAAGGGTCTCTCGATGGACGACATCCTGTCGGAAGAGACTGCCAGCAACATTAGTGAGTCCAGGAAGAAAACCTTCACTGCTCAGAGGGGTCCATCAATGGAGGACGTCCTGTCGGAGGAGACTGCTGTTAGCACTAATGAGTCTAGAAAGAAAACCTTCACTGCTCAAAGGGGTCTCTCAATGGACAACATCTTGTCGGAAGAGAGAGAGGTCAAAGGGTCTTCTCCTCAGGAAGTGACGTTCGAACAGAAGAGAATGACCAAGATGAAGTTACTTACTGATGGATTCAAAACTTCTAATAACAAGGAAGTTAAGAGCTATCAAGGAAAAGCCATCAAAGCTCACTTAGCAACAGAAGGATTTTCTTCTGAGAAGGCAATAGCTTTGCGACAGAAAGAAAGCCACCTGGAGACCGAAGGCAGAATCCAGCAGCAAGAGCGGACTGCAGTGTCCTCCACGATGAAACTTAAAACGGACGGGTTTACTGAGGAAAAGATTGCCATGTCCAAACAGGAGGAATTCTCTCAAGCATCCATCCAACAGCAGAGGAATGTATCCTCTTCCAAACTATGGTTTACTAGTAAGAATCTCAAATCGTCCACTGCTATCAGCAGCAGCCAAAACAAACAGCAGATGGGGTTTGGGGGAATTTCGTCCTCTGTTAACATGAGTCCCATCGTCACGTTTCCTGATGAAGGAGGACCATTTCACATAAACGGCTTTTCTCCCAATCTTGCCCTCACCCAGGGCCTTGAAGAGGATATCAAGATTCTTAACTCGCCAGCGTTGTCTCCAGAAGTTGAGAAGGCCATGACAAGGTTTGGGTCCCGCATAAGTACCTGTGTTGAGAGATTGAAGACTGCTTCTGACGAGGAAGCAGTGCCGCTTCTGACCACGATGAACGACATCATCCGAAAAGCCTGGGCTGTTCCAACTAACGGCTACGAACTCGGGTTTAACTTGTGCAATATCTTAAGGAACAACGGTGGGATGGATATCCTAATGAGGAACTGTTCTTCTGGTAACGACGAACTCCAGTTTGCTAGTGCTCAGCTTCTAGAACAGTGTTTATCAACCGAGAACCGAGGATACGTGGTGGATAAAGGTCTGGACAGCGTTGTCTCCGTGGCCTACTCGTGCAGCATGAGAAACTCGGTCATTCACTCTCGTGTCGGCACGGGTATCCTCGAACACCTCTTTAAGCACTCCGTGACCACATGCAGTGATGTCATACGAATGGGGGGCTTAAAAGCCATTTTGTACGACTGTAGAAATTCGGATGTCGAAACACTCCGTCATTGTGCTACTGCTTTAGCTAACTTATCTTTATATGGTGGGTCCGAGAATCAGGAAGCCATGATCAAACACAAAGTCCCCGTCTGGTTGTTCCCCTTAGCGTTCAACAATGACGACAATATTAAGTACTATGCCTGCTTGGCTATTGCTGCTTTGGTAGCTAACAAAGAGATCGAAGCAGCAGTATTACGTTCCGGAACGCTGGACCTTGTTGAACCTTTCGTGTCCAGTCATAATCCCGAAGAGTTTGCCAACAGTACCGTGTCTCACGTCCACGGGCAGTCCAAAAACTGGCTCCTTCGGCTGGTTCCTGTCCTGGACAGCAAGAGAGAGGAAGCCAGAAGTCTGGCAGCCTTCCATTTCGCCATGGAGGCTGGGATTAAAAAGCGACAAGGAAACACAGCG ATATTCCACGATATCGGAGCTGTTGAGGCCCTCAAGAAGGTCGCTAGTTCTCCAAACGCCATCGCTTCTAAGTATGCTGCCCAGGCTCTCCAACTGATTGGAGAAGAAATTCCTCACAAGTTATCTCAGCAAGTCCCTCTTTGGACCGTTGAAGACGTGCGAGAGTGGGTTAAACAG ATCAACTTTTCCCAGTATTGTAATGAATTCACCACCAGTCGAGTGGATGGCGATCTCCTTCTTCAACTGACAGAAGAAATGTTGAAAGAAGACATTGGGATTAAAAACGGAATTCTTCGGAAGAG GTTCCTCAGGGAATTGAGCCTTTTAAAACGAATGGCCGATTATTCATCTTGTGATTCTACTAACTTGAACCGTCTTCTGCAAGACCTTGGTTTAGACTTGAGTCAGTACACCTATCCCATGTTGCAGTGTGGTGTGGACAAAGACACCTTGCTACTGTTGTCTGAGGAACAGATGGCCAAAGAGTGTGGTGTAGATAACAGTATACATCGGATACGAATCTGTCAGGCTATTCGAG GTTTGGCACAATCTAGAACCGGCAGCGAAGAGGACATCACTAACAGTAAGAGCCTGGACGTCTTCATAAGCTATCGAAGATCAAACGGCTCTCAATTAGCCAG CTTACTGAAGGTGCACCTTCAGTTGAGAGGTTTTTCAGTGTTTATCGACGTGGAGAGACTGGAAGCAGGGAAATTTGATAACAACCTCCTCAATAGCATAAGACAAGCCAAACATTTTCTCCTAGTCCTAACTCCAAACGCTTTAGATCGCTGTATGGGAGACGTCGATTGTAAAGATTGGGTTCACAGG GAAGTCGTTGAAGCTCTTCATAGTCAGTGTAATATAATTCCTATATTAGACAATTTTCAATGGCCTGAGCCAGAAACTTTACCGGAGGACATGAGAGCAGTGTGTTACTTCAATGGAGTTAG GTGGATTCACGACTATCAAGACGCATGTGTTGACAAGTTAGAGAGGTTTATGAGAGGTGAAATGAATGTTAGAAGCGATGGCCCTCTAGGTCGCTACGTAGGCATGGGCCCTGGCACTCCGGGAACGCCTAGTACGACACTTAACCGAAACGCCCTCTATCAGCGTAGTGGTAGTAATGACAGTGCAAAAGGTAGCACGTGTTCGGACAGAGAAGTCACTCATTGTAACGGTAATGGTTGGTCGTCGGGTGGATCTCATGTTTGA
- the LOC143253856 gene encoding NAD(+) hydrolase SARM1-like isoform X2 codes for MECYLPTQVTVVIRTIPHKMSDFPAQNSEEKPVSANGDVSSLVENFNQKSTVLNRINSTTASFTSSTEKLNSSSAFTSTEKLSANSSSAQMLKSSSTSSSTSGSVVSKKSQLLHSVVNQELKHQSESYVGNRNFNRSVSVTSIASSASNTSESKKKTFTAQKGLSMDDILSEETASNISESRKKTFTAQRGPSMEDVLSEETAVSTNESRKKTFTAQRGLSMDNILSEEREVKGSSPQEVTFEQKRMTKMKLLTDGFKTSNNKEVKSYQGKAIKAHLATEGFSSEKAIALRQKESHLETEGRIQQQERTAVSSTMKLKTDGFTEEKIAMSKQEEFSQASIQQQRNVSSSKLWFTSKNLKSSTAISSSQNKQQMGFGGISSSVNMSPIVTFPDEGGPFHINGFSPNLALTQGLEEDIKILNSPALSPEVEKAMTRFGSRISTCVERLKTASDEEAVPLLTTMNDIIRKAWAVPTNGYELGFNLCNILRNNGGMDILMRNCSSGNDELQFASAQLLEQCLSTENRGYVVDKGLDSVVSVAYSCSMRNSVIHSRVGTGILEHLFKHSVTTCSDVIRMGGLKAILYDCRNSDVETLRHCATALANLSLYGGSENQEAMIKHKVPVWLFPLAFNNDDNIKYYACLAIAALVANKEIEAAVLRSGTLDLVEPFVSSHNPEEFANSTVSHVHGQSKNWLLRLVPVLDSKREEARSLAAFHFAMEAGIKKRQGNTAIFHDIGAVEALKKVASSPNAIASKYAAQALQLIGEEIPHKLSQQVPLWTVEDVREWVKQINFSQYCNEFTTSRVDGDLLLQLTEEMLKEDIGIKNGILRKRFLRELSLLKRMADYSSCDSTNLNRLLQDLGLDLSQYTYPMLQCGVDKDTLLLLSEEQMAKECGVDNSIHRIRICQAIRGLAQSRTGSEEDITNSKSLDVFISYRRSNGSQLASLLKVHLQLRGFSVFIDVERLEAGKFDNNLLNSIRQAKHFLLVLTPNALDRCMGDVDCKDWVHREVVEALHSQCNIIPILDNFQWPEPETLPEDMRAVCYFNGVRWIHDYQDACVDKLERFMRGEMNVRSDGPLGRYVGMGPGTPGTPSTTLNRNALYQRSGSNDSAKGSTCSDREVTHCNGNGWSSGGSHV; via the exons ATGTCTGATTTTCCTGCACAAAACAGCGAAGAAAAACCAGTTTCGGCCAACGGGGATGTGTCCTCTTTAGTAGAAAACTTTAATCAGAAGTCAACAGTTCTGAACAGAATAAACAGTACAACGGCATCTTTTACTAGCAGCACAGAAAAACTGAATTCGAGTTCAGCCTTCACAAGCACAGAAAAACTCAGTGCTAATTCTTCCTCCGCCCAGATGTTGAAGAGTAGTAGTACATCATCTTCAACATCTGGTTCTGTGGTCAGCAAAAAATCACAGCTACTTCACTCGGTTGTCAACCAGGAACTGAAGCACCAAAGTGAATCGTATGTTGGCAATCGTAACTTTAACCGCAGCGTCAGCGTTACCAGCATTGCCAGCAGTGCTAGCAACACCAGTGAGTCTAAGAAGAAAACCTTCACTGCTCAAAAGGGTCTCTCGATGGACGACATCCTGTCGGAAGAGACTGCCAGCAACATTAGTGAGTCCAGGAAGAAAACCTTCACTGCTCAGAGGGGTCCATCAATGGAGGACGTCCTGTCGGAGGAGACTGCTGTTAGCACTAATGAGTCTAGAAAGAAAACCTTCACTGCTCAAAGGGGTCTCTCAATGGACAACATCTTGTCGGAAGAGAGAGAGGTCAAAGGGTCTTCTCCTCAGGAAGTGACGTTCGAACAGAAGAGAATGACCAAGATGAAGTTACTTACTGATGGATTCAAAACTTCTAATAACAAGGAAGTTAAGAGCTATCAAGGAAAAGCCATCAAAGCTCACTTAGCAACAGAAGGATTTTCTTCTGAGAAGGCAATAGCTTTGCGACAGAAAGAAAGCCACCTGGAGACCGAAGGCAGAATCCAGCAGCAAGAGCGGACTGCAGTGTCCTCCACGATGAAACTTAAAACGGACGGGTTTACTGAGGAAAAGATTGCCATGTCCAAACAGGAGGAATTCTCTCAAGCATCCATCCAACAGCAGAGGAATGTATCCTCTTCCAAACTATGGTTTACTAGTAAGAATCTCAAATCGTCCACTGCTATCAGCAGCAGCCAAAACAAACAGCAGATGGGGTTTGGGGGAATTTCGTCCTCTGTTAACATGAGTCCCATCGTCACGTTTCCTGATGAAGGAGGACCATTTCACATAAACGGCTTTTCTCCCAATCTTGCCCTCACCCAGGGCCTTGAAGAGGATATCAAGATTCTTAACTCGCCAGCGTTGTCTCCAGAAGTTGAGAAGGCCATGACAAGGTTTGGGTCCCGCATAAGTACCTGTGTTGAGAGATTGAAGACTGCTTCTGACGAGGAAGCAGTGCCGCTTCTGACCACGATGAACGACATCATCCGAAAAGCCTGGGCTGTTCCAACTAACGGCTACGAACTCGGGTTTAACTTGTGCAATATCTTAAGGAACAACGGTGGGATGGATATCCTAATGAGGAACTGTTCTTCTGGTAACGACGAACTCCAGTTTGCTAGTGCTCAGCTTCTAGAACAGTGTTTATCAACCGAGAACCGAGGATACGTGGTGGATAAAGGTCTGGACAGCGTTGTCTCCGTGGCCTACTCGTGCAGCATGAGAAACTCGGTCATTCACTCTCGTGTCGGCACGGGTATCCTCGAACACCTCTTTAAGCACTCCGTGACCACATGCAGTGATGTCATACGAATGGGGGGCTTAAAAGCCATTTTGTACGACTGTAGAAATTCGGATGTCGAAACACTCCGTCATTGTGCTACTGCTTTAGCTAACTTATCTTTATATGGTGGGTCCGAGAATCAGGAAGCCATGATCAAACACAAAGTCCCCGTCTGGTTGTTCCCCTTAGCGTTCAACAATGACGACAATATTAAGTACTATGCCTGCTTGGCTATTGCTGCTTTGGTAGCTAACAAAGAGATCGAAGCAGCAGTATTACGTTCCGGAACGCTGGACCTTGTTGAACCTTTCGTGTCCAGTCATAATCCCGAAGAGTTTGCCAACAGTACCGTGTCTCACGTCCACGGGCAGTCCAAAAACTGGCTCCTTCGGCTGGTTCCTGTCCTGGACAGCAAGAGAGAGGAAGCCAGAAGTCTGGCAGCCTTCCATTTCGCCATGGAGGCTGGGATTAAAAAGCGACAAGGAAACACAGCG ATATTCCACGATATCGGAGCTGTTGAGGCCCTCAAGAAGGTCGCTAGTTCTCCAAACGCCATCGCTTCTAAGTATGCTGCCCAGGCTCTCCAACTGATTGGAGAAGAAATTCCTCACAAGTTATCTCAGCAAGTCCCTCTTTGGACCGTTGAAGACGTGCGAGAGTGGGTTAAACAG ATCAACTTTTCCCAGTATTGTAATGAATTCACCACCAGTCGAGTGGATGGCGATCTCCTTCTTCAACTGACAGAAGAAATGTTGAAAGAAGACATTGGGATTAAAAACGGAATTCTTCGGAAGAG GTTCCTCAGGGAATTGAGCCTTTTAAAACGAATGGCCGATTATTCATCTTGTGATTCTACTAACTTGAACCGTCTTCTGCAAGACCTTGGTTTAGACTTGAGTCAGTACACCTATCCCATGTTGCAGTGTGGTGTGGACAAAGACACCTTGCTACTGTTGTCTGAGGAACAGATGGCCAAAGAGTGTGGTGTAGATAACAGTATACATCGGATACGAATCTGTCAGGCTATTCGAG GTTTGGCACAATCTAGAACCGGCAGCGAAGAGGACATCACTAACAGTAAGAGCCTGGACGTCTTCATAAGCTATCGAAGATCAAACGGCTCTCAATTAGCCAG CTTACTGAAGGTGCACCTTCAGTTGAGAGGTTTTTCAGTGTTTATCGACGTGGAGAGACTGGAAGCAGGGAAATTTGATAACAACCTCCTCAATAGCATAAGACAAGCCAAACATTTTCTCCTAGTCCTAACTCCAAACGCTTTAGATCGCTGTATGGGAGACGTCGATTGTAAAGATTGGGTTCACAGG GAAGTCGTTGAAGCTCTTCATAGTCAGTGTAATATAATTCCTATATTAGACAATTTTCAATGGCCTGAGCCAGAAACTTTACCGGAGGACATGAGAGCAGTGTGTTACTTCAATGGAGTTAG GTGGATTCACGACTATCAAGACGCATGTGTTGACAAGTTAGAGAGGTTTATGAGAGGTGAAATGAATGTTAGAAGCGATGGCCCTCTAGGTCGCTACGTAGGCATGGGCCCTGGCACTCCGGGAACGCCTAGTACGACACTTAACCGAAACGCCCTCTATCAGCGTAGTGGTAGTAATGACAGTGCAAAAGGTAGCACGTGTTCGGACAGAGAAGTCACTCATTGTAACGGTAATGGTTGGTCGTCGGGTGGATCTCATGTTTGA
- the LOC143253856 gene encoding NAD(+) hydrolase SARM1-like isoform X1 yields the protein MKAALAGVFKGLGQGKSRNKMSDFPAQNSEEKPVSANGDVSSLVENFNQKSTVLNRINSTTASFTSSTEKLNSSSAFTSTEKLSANSSSAQMLKSSSTSSSTSGSVVSKKSQLLHSVVNQELKHQSESYVGNRNFNRSVSVTSIASSASNTSESKKKTFTAQKGLSMDDILSEETASNISESRKKTFTAQRGPSMEDVLSEETAVSTNESRKKTFTAQRGLSMDNILSEEREVKGSSPQEVTFEQKRMTKMKLLTDGFKTSNNKEVKSYQGKAIKAHLATEGFSSEKAIALRQKESHLETEGRIQQQERTAVSSTMKLKTDGFTEEKIAMSKQEEFSQASIQQQRNVSSSKLWFTSKNLKSSTAISSSQNKQQMGFGGISSSVNMSPIVTFPDEGGPFHINGFSPNLALTQGLEEDIKILNSPALSPEVEKAMTRFGSRISTCVERLKTASDEEAVPLLTTMNDIIRKAWAVPTNGYELGFNLCNILRNNGGMDILMRNCSSGNDELQFASAQLLEQCLSTENRGYVVDKGLDSVVSVAYSCSMRNSVIHSRVGTGILEHLFKHSVTTCSDVIRMGGLKAILYDCRNSDVETLRHCATALANLSLYGGSENQEAMIKHKVPVWLFPLAFNNDDNIKYYACLAIAALVANKEIEAAVLRSGTLDLVEPFVSSHNPEEFANSTVSHVHGQSKNWLLRLVPVLDSKREEARSLAAFHFAMEAGIKKRQGNTAIFHDIGAVEALKKVASSPNAIASKYAAQALQLIGEEIPHKLSQQVPLWTVEDVREWVKQINFSQYCNEFTTSRVDGDLLLQLTEEMLKEDIGIKNGILRKRFLRELSLLKRMADYSSCDSTNLNRLLQDLGLDLSQYTYPMLQCGVDKDTLLLLSEEQMAKECGVDNSIHRIRICQAIRGLAQSRTGSEEDITNSKSLDVFISYRRSNGSQLASLLKVHLQLRGFSVFIDVERLEAGKFDNNLLNSIRQAKHFLLVLTPNALDRCMGDVDCKDWVHREVVEALHSQCNIIPILDNFQWPEPETLPEDMRAVCYFNGVRWIHDYQDACVDKLERFMRGEMNVRSDGPLGRYVGMGPGTPGTPSTTLNRNALYQRSGSNDSAKGSTCSDREVTHCNGNGWSSGGSHV from the exons ATGAAGGCAGCCTTAGCAGGCGTGTTCAAAGGTTTGGGACAGGGAAAGTCAAGGAATAAG ATGTCTGATTTTCCTGCACAAAACAGCGAAGAAAAACCAGTTTCGGCCAACGGGGATGTGTCCTCTTTAGTAGAAAACTTTAATCAGAAGTCAACAGTTCTGAACAGAATAAACAGTACAACGGCATCTTTTACTAGCAGCACAGAAAAACTGAATTCGAGTTCAGCCTTCACAAGCACAGAAAAACTCAGTGCTAATTCTTCCTCCGCCCAGATGTTGAAGAGTAGTAGTACATCATCTTCAACATCTGGTTCTGTGGTCAGCAAAAAATCACAGCTACTTCACTCGGTTGTCAACCAGGAACTGAAGCACCAAAGTGAATCGTATGTTGGCAATCGTAACTTTAACCGCAGCGTCAGCGTTACCAGCATTGCCAGCAGTGCTAGCAACACCAGTGAGTCTAAGAAGAAAACCTTCACTGCTCAAAAGGGTCTCTCGATGGACGACATCCTGTCGGAAGAGACTGCCAGCAACATTAGTGAGTCCAGGAAGAAAACCTTCACTGCTCAGAGGGGTCCATCAATGGAGGACGTCCTGTCGGAGGAGACTGCTGTTAGCACTAATGAGTCTAGAAAGAAAACCTTCACTGCTCAAAGGGGTCTCTCAATGGACAACATCTTGTCGGAAGAGAGAGAGGTCAAAGGGTCTTCTCCTCAGGAAGTGACGTTCGAACAGAAGAGAATGACCAAGATGAAGTTACTTACTGATGGATTCAAAACTTCTAATAACAAGGAAGTTAAGAGCTATCAAGGAAAAGCCATCAAAGCTCACTTAGCAACAGAAGGATTTTCTTCTGAGAAGGCAATAGCTTTGCGACAGAAAGAAAGCCACCTGGAGACCGAAGGCAGAATCCAGCAGCAAGAGCGGACTGCAGTGTCCTCCACGATGAAACTTAAAACGGACGGGTTTACTGAGGAAAAGATTGCCATGTCCAAACAGGAGGAATTCTCTCAAGCATCCATCCAACAGCAGAGGAATGTATCCTCTTCCAAACTATGGTTTACTAGTAAGAATCTCAAATCGTCCACTGCTATCAGCAGCAGCCAAAACAAACAGCAGATGGGGTTTGGGGGAATTTCGTCCTCTGTTAACATGAGTCCCATCGTCACGTTTCCTGATGAAGGAGGACCATTTCACATAAACGGCTTTTCTCCCAATCTTGCCCTCACCCAGGGCCTTGAAGAGGATATCAAGATTCTTAACTCGCCAGCGTTGTCTCCAGAAGTTGAGAAGGCCATGACAAGGTTTGGGTCCCGCATAAGTACCTGTGTTGAGAGATTGAAGACTGCTTCTGACGAGGAAGCAGTGCCGCTTCTGACCACGATGAACGACATCATCCGAAAAGCCTGGGCTGTTCCAACTAACGGCTACGAACTCGGGTTTAACTTGTGCAATATCTTAAGGAACAACGGTGGGATGGATATCCTAATGAGGAACTGTTCTTCTGGTAACGACGAACTCCAGTTTGCTAGTGCTCAGCTTCTAGAACAGTGTTTATCAACCGAGAACCGAGGATACGTGGTGGATAAAGGTCTGGACAGCGTTGTCTCCGTGGCCTACTCGTGCAGCATGAGAAACTCGGTCATTCACTCTCGTGTCGGCACGGGTATCCTCGAACACCTCTTTAAGCACTCCGTGACCACATGCAGTGATGTCATACGAATGGGGGGCTTAAAAGCCATTTTGTACGACTGTAGAAATTCGGATGTCGAAACACTCCGTCATTGTGCTACTGCTTTAGCTAACTTATCTTTATATGGTGGGTCCGAGAATCAGGAAGCCATGATCAAACACAAAGTCCCCGTCTGGTTGTTCCCCTTAGCGTTCAACAATGACGACAATATTAAGTACTATGCCTGCTTGGCTATTGCTGCTTTGGTAGCTAACAAAGAGATCGAAGCAGCAGTATTACGTTCCGGAACGCTGGACCTTGTTGAACCTTTCGTGTCCAGTCATAATCCCGAAGAGTTTGCCAACAGTACCGTGTCTCACGTCCACGGGCAGTCCAAAAACTGGCTCCTTCGGCTGGTTCCTGTCCTGGACAGCAAGAGAGAGGAAGCCAGAAGTCTGGCAGCCTTCCATTTCGCCATGGAGGCTGGGATTAAAAAGCGACAAGGAAACACAGCG ATATTCCACGATATCGGAGCTGTTGAGGCCCTCAAGAAGGTCGCTAGTTCTCCAAACGCCATCGCTTCTAAGTATGCTGCCCAGGCTCTCCAACTGATTGGAGAAGAAATTCCTCACAAGTTATCTCAGCAAGTCCCTCTTTGGACCGTTGAAGACGTGCGAGAGTGGGTTAAACAG ATCAACTTTTCCCAGTATTGTAATGAATTCACCACCAGTCGAGTGGATGGCGATCTCCTTCTTCAACTGACAGAAGAAATGTTGAAAGAAGACATTGGGATTAAAAACGGAATTCTTCGGAAGAG GTTCCTCAGGGAATTGAGCCTTTTAAAACGAATGGCCGATTATTCATCTTGTGATTCTACTAACTTGAACCGTCTTCTGCAAGACCTTGGTTTAGACTTGAGTCAGTACACCTATCCCATGTTGCAGTGTGGTGTGGACAAAGACACCTTGCTACTGTTGTCTGAGGAACAGATGGCCAAAGAGTGTGGTGTAGATAACAGTATACATCGGATACGAATCTGTCAGGCTATTCGAG GTTTGGCACAATCTAGAACCGGCAGCGAAGAGGACATCACTAACAGTAAGAGCCTGGACGTCTTCATAAGCTATCGAAGATCAAACGGCTCTCAATTAGCCAG CTTACTGAAGGTGCACCTTCAGTTGAGAGGTTTTTCAGTGTTTATCGACGTGGAGAGACTGGAAGCAGGGAAATTTGATAACAACCTCCTCAATAGCATAAGACAAGCCAAACATTTTCTCCTAGTCCTAACTCCAAACGCTTTAGATCGCTGTATGGGAGACGTCGATTGTAAAGATTGGGTTCACAGG GAAGTCGTTGAAGCTCTTCATAGTCAGTGTAATATAATTCCTATATTAGACAATTTTCAATGGCCTGAGCCAGAAACTTTACCGGAGGACATGAGAGCAGTGTGTTACTTCAATGGAGTTAG GTGGATTCACGACTATCAAGACGCATGTGTTGACAAGTTAGAGAGGTTTATGAGAGGTGAAATGAATGTTAGAAGCGATGGCCCTCTAGGTCGCTACGTAGGCATGGGCCCTGGCACTCCGGGAACGCCTAGTACGACACTTAACCGAAACGCCCTCTATCAGCGTAGTGGTAGTAATGACAGTGCAAAAGGTAGCACGTGTTCGGACAGAGAAGTCACTCATTGTAACGGTAATGGTTGGTCGTCGGGTGGATCTCATGTTTGA